Proteins encoded by one window of Lathyrus oleraceus cultivar Zhongwan6 chromosome 1, CAAS_Psat_ZW6_1.0, whole genome shotgun sequence:
- the LOC127110260 gene encoding uncharacterized protein LOC127110260, which produces MEGLTRPMKNTVDSSLFKGLKVNEEFSYNIIQFTDDTLLVGESNWTNLWCIKVLLKGFEIVLSLRVNFFKSSICGVNLNSEFLEVAFVFFHRGVCPLPFKFMGILVEDRMRKTEMWKYVVDNLRRRFAVWRGKSLSISGIVVLINWVMNAMLIFTLSSYKASLVIIKEIVKIQSNFIWGGSSIHKYVHWVSSKLVCMPKEKGG; this is translated from the coding sequence ATGGAAGGCCTTACTAGACCAATGAAGAACACGGTGGATTCAAGCTTGTTTAAAGGGCTCAAGGTGAATGAAGAATTTTCTTACAATATTATTCAGTTCACGGATGACACTCTTTTAGTTGGAGAAAGTAATTGGACTAACCTTTGGTGCATTAAGGTCTTACTTAAAGGTTTTGAAATAGTTTTGAGTTTGCGGGTGAACTTTTTTAAAAGTAGTATTTGTGGAGTTAATTTGAATTCGGAGTTTTTAGAAGTTGCTTTTGTCTTTTTTCATCGCGGGGTCTGCCCTCTTCCTTTTAAATTTATGGGAATTCTTGTGGAAGATAGAATGAGGAAAACGGAGATGTGGAAATACGTTGTTGACAACTTAAGGAGAAGATTTGCAGTTTGGAGAGGGAAAAGTTTATCAATAAGTGGGATAGTGGTTTTAATCAACTGGGTTATGAATGCAATGCTAATTTTCACTTTGTCATCTTATAAGGCTTCTCTTGTTATCATCAAGGAGATTGtaaaaattcaaagcaattttatTTGGGGAGGATCCTCAATTCATAAGTATGTTCATTGGGTTAGCTCGAAGTTGGTTTGTATGCCTAAAGAGAAGGGAGGTTGA